A portion of the Oscillatoria sp. FACHB-1406 genome contains these proteins:
- a CDS encoding TIGR02588 family protein, translating into MNENSEQGQQDSEENKQKEPRSPVEWVSFSIALAILTTIVGLVLYRWASAQDQPPILSVTTNQEISQVESQFYVPFTLKNTGGETAESVEVTAQLIIDGKVEEEGTQNIDFLSGGEEESGAFIFSRNPKDGKLVMRVTGHTLP; encoded by the coding sequence TTGAACGAGAATTCCGAACAAGGTCAACAAGATTCAGAAGAAAACAAGCAAAAAGAACCGCGATCGCCCGTAGAATGGGTTAGCTTCAGCATTGCCCTGGCTATTTTAACGACGATTGTCGGTTTAGTATTGTATCGCTGGGCAAGCGCGCAAGACCAGCCGCCCATTCTGTCAGTCACCACAAATCAAGAAATTAGTCAAGTTGAAAGTCAGTTTTACGTTCCTTTCACCTTAAAAAATACCGGCGGCGAGACAGCAGAATCGGTTGAAGTCACTGCACAACTGATTATTGATGGCAAAGTGGAAGAAGAGGGAACGCAAAACATTGATTTTCTGTCTGGAGGGGAGGAAGAATCGGGAGCTTTTATTTTCAGTCGCAATCCAAAGGATGGAAAATTAGTCATGCGGGTAACGGGACATACCTTGCCTTAG